One window from the genome of Commensalibacter oyaizuii encodes:
- a CDS encoding TerB family tellurite resistance protein, translating to MAFFGKIFGTVAGFAAGGPMGALLGAALGHAADKNTLLDPPPGGWTQQWKRRISPDFAGAASYIAVKLAASSGKKDQLLALCMIILSAKIAKCDGPVNRKEIDTFKRFFPVPAPQQKQIGKLFDQARQRTDDYHKFAEELANAFQNEKSKLENFLILLFTIAKADLNTDESLHPAELKFLRHVHSIFKLSENSWDYAFNGGTPRSASSEPDAYITLGISPTASDEEVRQQWRKLVREHHPDVVAAKGASAEEMEASSIKIVKINAAWDHIKRNRGL from the coding sequence ATGGCATTTTTTGGAAAAATATTTGGCACAGTTGCAGGGTTTGCCGCAGGTGGACCAATGGGGGCATTACTTGGGGCCGCATTGGGTCATGCCGCAGATAAAAATACATTACTTGACCCCCCTCCTGGTGGATGGACGCAACAATGGAAACGTAGGATTTCCCCTGATTTTGCAGGTGCTGCCAGCTATATTGCTGTCAAATTAGCTGCGTCAAGTGGCAAAAAAGACCAGTTACTTGCATTATGTATGATTATTTTATCAGCCAAAATTGCAAAATGTGATGGTCCCGTCAATCGAAAAGAAATTGATACTTTCAAACGGTTCTTCCCCGTTCCTGCCCCCCAGCAAAAGCAAATTGGTAAGTTATTTGACCAAGCCCGACAGCGAACAGATGACTACCATAAGTTTGCTGAAGAATTGGCCAATGCCTTCCAAAATGAGAAAAGTAAACTTGAGAATTTTCTGATTTTACTTTTTACAATTGCTAAGGCTGATTTAAATACTGATGAATCTTTACATCCAGCAGAACTTAAGTTCCTGCGCCATGTGCACAGTATTTTCAAACTTTCAGAAAATTCATGGGATTATGCTTTTAATGGGGGAACCCCAAGAAGTGCTTCTTCGGAACCAGATGCGTATATTACTTTGGGAATAAGCCCAACTGCAAGTGATGAAGAAGTCAGACAACAATGGCGAAAATTGGTTCGTGAACATCATCCCGATGTAGTGGCAGCCAAGGGGGCATCGGCAGAGGAAATGGAAGCATCATCGATTAAAATCGTTAAAATTAATGCAGCTTGGGATCATATTAAACGTAATCGAGGGTTGTAA
- a CDS encoding DUF1624 domain-containing protein, whose amino-acid sequence MPSNSTVSYRLQSIDMLRGLVILIMIIDHIRETFYLHLQLSDPIDISSTEPALYFSRFIAHLCAPVFIFLTGLSAYLYGQKHSNKYHISKYLLVRGLFLVILEITVINFAWTFQFPPHKIFLQVIWAIGLSMIALSALLWLQKSLLLLTGIVIIAGHNLLDSIHFSPHSVFYIPWAISHDRCWVTLNNFMASRTSYPVLPWIGVICVGYYCGQWFNKSYSPRQRHRNLIITSISLLGLFTGLRTINIYGDKSWHYGNTTVETIMSFLNITKYPPSLLFLLITLGTGLFLLWTLERKQHFSILKYLAVFGSVPLFFYIIHLYSLKIMYLSAEYLLGKNKGEYFGFDHVWQLWGCWLFLVLLLYPCVKWFSNYKATHKHLSWLTYL is encoded by the coding sequence ATGCCTTCTAATTCTACTGTATCTTACCGTTTACAATCCATTGACATGTTACGGGGACTGGTCATTTTAATCATGATTATTGACCACATACGTGAAACCTTTTATTTACACTTACAGCTTTCAGATCCTATTGACATTTCTTCTACAGAACCTGCTTTATATTTCAGTCGTTTTATCGCGCATTTATGCGCCCCTGTCTTTATCTTTTTAACAGGATTATCTGCATATTTATACGGACAAAAACATTCCAACAAATACCATATCAGTAAATACTTGCTGGTACGGGGTTTATTTTTGGTGATATTGGAAATTACAGTCATTAACTTTGCGTGGACTTTTCAATTCCCACCCCATAAAATTTTTTTACAAGTTATCTGGGCGATTGGATTAAGTATGATTGCCCTATCTGCCCTGTTATGGTTGCAAAAATCCCTTCTTCTTCTGACCGGAATTGTGATTATTGCTGGCCACAACTTACTGGATTCAATTCATTTTTCCCCTCACTCTGTTTTTTATATTCCTTGGGCCATCTCACACGATCGCTGTTGGGTTACGCTCAATAATTTTATGGCCTCGCGCACCTCTTATCCAGTATTACCGTGGATCGGCGTTATTTGTGTTGGATATTATTGTGGGCAGTGGTTTAATAAATCATATTCACCCCGTCAACGTCATAGAAACCTGATAATTACTTCGATTAGTTTACTTGGATTATTTACTGGGTTACGAACAATTAATATTTATGGCGATAAATCGTGGCATTATGGAAATACAACCGTAGAAACAATAATGAGTTTTTTAAACATTACCAAATATCCGCCTTCATTACTTTTTTTATTAATTACATTGGGGACAGGGTTATTCTTGCTGTGGACATTGGAACGAAAGCAACATTTTTCAATCTTGAAATATTTAGCCGTCTTTGGCAGCGTACCATTATTTTTTTATATTATTCATCTTTATAGCTTGAAAATTATGTACTTAAGTGCAGAGTATCTTTTGGGAAAAAACAAAGGGGAGTATTTTGGTTTTGACCATGTTTGGCAATTATGGGGATGCTGGCTTTTTTTAGTGCTTTTACTGTATCCTTGCGTTAAATGGTTTTCCAATTATAAAGCAACACACAAGCATCTTTCTTGGTTAACCTATTTGTAG
- a CDS encoding ribbon-helix-helix domain-containing protein, with amino-acid sequence MTNPYLQKRSLQLSGHKTSVALETEFWQILEEMADINHNTLAAFIATVDTTRNPDLPLSSALRLTALKFVMNKP; translated from the coding sequence ATGACCAACCCTTACCTTCAAAAGCGCAGTTTACAATTATCAGGGCATAAAACCAGTGTTGCTTTGGAAACAGAATTTTGGCAAATTCTTGAAGAAATGGCTGATATAAATCACAACACCCTTGCTGCTTTTATTGCAACCGTTGATACGACCCGTAACCCTGATTTACCCTTATCTTCTGCATTACGATTAACAGCCTTAAAATTTGTCATGAATAAACCATGA
- a CDS encoding NAD(P)/FAD-dependent oxidoreductase, whose product MRKKRIVVLGGGIAGLEFLSRVTRKIDHSKYQLCLIDKNELHIWKPMLHTFAAGSNAPSEQGIPFLIQAKRYNFVFEPGEVSELNIKNKKITLAAYVDKYGKKILPERHVNFDYLVVALGSQTNDFNTKGVKDYAYTIDDLGKALRFYDDLKNYIIQAAILEEKHYLVVVGAGATGVELSGEIINELKQSAQYSDHDFAKNIDLTVVQSGDRVLPSFKQEISQAVKETMNGIGIRTLLSQRVAEVTKDSVVLESGEVLPADQVVWTTGVKAPNVLQQLAGVEQSKISQLVVNNKFQLLDNADIFAIGDCSQMQNKPLPPTAQVASQQAIYLSEYFGDIIDGRPNIPPFEYRDYGALVSVGRYASFGTFGNRMAVKGLIAQLAHLYLYRRHQMQILGIWRGLSAIIADFFRKKAR is encoded by the coding sequence ATGCGTAAAAAACGAATTGTAGTACTCGGAGGTGGAATAGCAGGGCTCGAGTTTTTAAGTCGTGTTACTCGAAAAATTGATCATTCCAAATACCAGTTATGTTTAATTGATAAAAATGAACTTCATATTTGGAAACCCATGTTACACACGTTTGCCGCAGGCAGTAATGCGCCTTCTGAACAAGGGATCCCTTTTTTGATACAGGCAAAACGATATAATTTTGTGTTTGAACCTGGCGAAGTGTCAGAGCTAAACATTAAAAACAAGAAAATAACGTTAGCAGCTTATGTGGATAAATATGGCAAAAAGATCTTACCAGAACGTCACGTAAATTTTGATTATTTAGTTGTTGCTTTGGGCAGTCAAACCAATGATTTTAATACAAAAGGGGTAAAAGATTACGCTTATACCATTGATGATCTGGGAAAAGCATTACGATTTTACGACGATCTAAAAAATTATATTATTCAAGCTGCTATCTTAGAAGAAAAACATTATTTAGTTGTGGTTGGGGCTGGGGCTACAGGCGTTGAGCTAAGTGGTGAAATCATTAACGAATTAAAACAATCTGCACAATACTCAGATCATGATTTTGCCAAAAACATTGATTTAACGGTGGTACAGTCTGGTGATCGTGTATTGCCCAGCTTTAAACAAGAAATCAGTCAGGCTGTAAAAGAAACAATGAATGGTATTGGTATTCGCACATTGTTATCACAACGTGTGGCTGAGGTAACCAAAGATAGCGTTGTTTTAGAATCGGGCGAGGTTTTACCCGCCGATCAAGTGGTCTGGACGACAGGGGTGAAAGCACCAAATGTCTTGCAGCAATTAGCTGGTGTCGAACAATCCAAGATTTCTCAATTAGTGGTAAATAATAAATTCCAACTGTTGGATAATGCGGATATCTTTGCCATCGGTGACTGTTCGCAGATGCAGAACAAACCACTGCCTCCTACTGCCCAGGTTGCCAGTCAACAGGCCATTTACCTTAGTGAATATTTTGGAGATATTATCGATGGACGTCCTAATATTCCCCCATTTGAATATCGAGACTACGGTGCTTTGGTCAGCGTTGGTCGTTATGCCTCTTTTGGAACATTTGGCAATCGCATGGCAGTTAAGGGATTGATCGCTCAATTGGCACATTTGTATTTGTACCGTCGCCACCAAATGCAAATATTGGGAATATGGCGGGGACTAAGCGCAATAATTGCTGACTTTTTCCGTAAGAAAGCTCGGTAA
- a CDS encoding YhcH/YjgK/YiaL family protein: MIAGHLSTPSPFPLPKIIEKGLTFLRQTNFEVLSAGKVPIDGDRIFAEIIDRMTYHKDTAKPEAHAKYLDIHYCVSGIEYIGVAPDLGNNTLFKSLMPKQDILFYEAAEHEVFIKQIPGSYLIVFPTDIHRPCCCMNNPMKIRKVVIKIAMDHLNQI; encoded by the coding sequence ATGATTGCTGGTCATCTTTCAACACCTAGTCCTTTTCCGCTACCAAAGATTATAGAAAAAGGATTAACATTTTTACGACAAACCAATTTTGAGGTTCTGTCAGCTGGAAAAGTCCCAATCGATGGGGATCGTATATTTGCTGAAATTATTGATAGGATGACTTATCATAAAGACACGGCTAAACCAGAAGCTCATGCCAAATATTTAGATATTCATTATTGTGTTTCCGGCATTGAGTATATCGGTGTGGCACCTGATCTGGGAAATAACACTCTTTTTAAATCATTAATGCCTAAACAAGATATATTATTTTATGAGGCTGCCGAACATGAAGTTTTTATTAAGCAAATACCAGGTAGTTATTTGATTGTTTTTCCAACTGATATTCATCGTCCGTGTTGTTGTATGAATAATCCTATGAAAATTCGTAAAGTTGTGATTAAAATTGCAATGGATCATTTAAATCAAATATAG
- a CDS encoding MlaC/ttg2D family ABC transporter substrate-binding protein, whose product MKTYSYRFLLSAFAVSGLLLSGNITSLSPFYAPAALAQSSYNDGQLRQWLQNTGNRMVSIVNSNLSKKEQKAKFLTILNNDVDVDTIAKFCLGRFWRVATPEQQKQYVQLFHQVLINSITSRLGEYKGVSFEIGKISTIENGRKSIETILHRPKQPDISIQWILSTESGSPKVVDIIGENASLSVTQRGDYTSFIARHGNSVDALITALKKQIANHS is encoded by the coding sequence ATGAAAACCTACTCTTATCGTTTTCTTTTATCTGCTTTTGCAGTTTCTGGCTTGCTATTATCAGGAAACATTACTTCCCTTTCTCCTTTTTACGCGCCTGCAGCGTTGGCACAATCTAGCTATAATGACGGCCAACTTCGTCAATGGTTACAAAATACCGGTAATCGGATGGTATCCATTGTTAATAGCAACCTTTCCAAAAAAGAACAAAAAGCCAAATTTCTTACCATCTTGAACAACGATGTTGATGTCGATACCATTGCAAAATTTTGTTTAGGACGTTTTTGGCGTGTTGCAACACCCGAGCAACAAAAGCAATATGTACAACTATTCCATCAAGTTTTAATTAATTCTATTACCAGCCGTTTAGGGGAATATAAAGGCGTTTCCTTTGAAATAGGTAAAATTTCTACCATTGAAAATGGTAGAAAATCTATTGAAACCATTTTACACCGCCCCAAACAACCTGATATTAGTATTCAATGGATTTTAAGTACAGAAAGTGGCTCCCCCAAGGTTGTTGATATTATCGGTGAAAATGCTTCCCTTTCCGTTACGCAAAGGGGTGATTACACCTCCTTTATTGCAAGACACGGCAACAGTGTTGATGCTTTAATCACAGCACTAAAAAAACAAATAGCCAATCATTCTTAA
- the bluB gene encoding 5,6-dimethylbenzimidazole synthase gives MHEPQFSHDFIRTLETLFSWRRDVRHFKKDPIPDVILNHLLSIACMAPSVGLSEPWRFIQVKTPKIKTEIYDLFKTTNKEAAQNYTSEQQILYNNLKLSGLDDAPHHIAVFSEENPTQGMGLGRQTMPQTTAYSTVMAIFSFWLAARAYGIGVGWVSILPPQHVKEILKTPDHWNFIAYLCVGYPQFTQDTPELENKGWEQRNPKRKEWIIR, from the coding sequence ATGCACGAACCACAATTTTCGCATGATTTTATACGCACGCTCGAAACTTTATTTTCTTGGCGCAGAGATGTACGCCATTTCAAAAAAGATCCTATTCCAGACGTAATATTAAATCATCTTTTATCTATTGCTTGCATGGCACCCTCTGTAGGGCTAAGTGAACCATGGCGTTTTATTCAGGTAAAAACCCCAAAAATTAAGACAGAAATTTACGATTTGTTCAAAACAACCAATAAAGAAGCTGCCCAAAACTATACCTCAGAACAACAAATTTTATATAATAATCTAAAATTATCTGGACTAGATGATGCCCCGCATCATATTGCTGTTTTTTCAGAAGAAAATCCAACACAAGGTATGGGATTAGGTAGGCAAACCATGCCTCAGACCACAGCCTATTCAACAGTAATGGCCATATTTAGCTTTTGGCTGGCTGCCAGAGCCTATGGTATTGGCGTAGGCTGGGTTTCTATTTTACCCCCACAACATGTTAAAGAGATTTTAAAAACGCCTGATCATTGGAATTTTATAGCGTATCTATGTGTAGGTTATCCACAATTCACACAAGACACTCCTGAATTAGAGAACAAAGGATGGGAGCAAAGAAACCCTAAAAGAAAAGAATGGATTATCCGATAA
- a CDS encoding OprD family outer membrane porin translates to MNKKRTCKAWVPPIIVLHSLGCTCAYCNDLDEKAKKKHGFWADSVTSIINRSVYEYRRFNGVQQIPKYTKEWGYGFMANFQSGFTTGLVGLGLDAQSYTGIRLDSSGRIGRIRLLSVSKNGRVRSVYNRTGGAAKLKISSTIFKYGIMRPKTPIFSSSDMRLLPETSTGFLITSNELKNLNVQIGRFTASADRNANSSHGDMVVNYLNPAYQNGRYFDFIGGTYKGFKSLALSTYIGRYEHNWLTCYVSANYGYTFKNTDRLILDFQGYHSKNIGKSYAGKINNTTGSILGTYQTGPHHFSLAYQKVHGDTPFDYVTRGAIWLANSTQLSDFNGPHEQSWQIKYELDISHWGIKGLVINNAFIRGTGINGTKIDKNNGYYWLGYGKNGHHWEYEFSAKYVVPKGIAKNLTIIFKQSIHKANKAQAELNTNQTRIAIEYPLIW, encoded by the coding sequence ATGAACAAAAAACGCACCTGTAAAGCATGGGTTCCACCAATTATAGTATTACACTCTTTGGGCTGCACCTGTGCTTATTGTAATGATTTAGATGAAAAAGCCAAGAAAAAACACGGCTTTTGGGCAGACAGTGTTACCTCTATCATAAATCGTAGTGTTTACGAATACAGACGCTTTAATGGTGTTCAACAAATCCCCAAATATACCAAAGAATGGGGGTATGGATTTATGGCAAATTTTCAATCAGGATTCACAACAGGCCTGGTTGGATTGGGTCTAGATGCACAAAGCTACACAGGTATTAGATTAGATTCCAGTGGACGCATAGGACGCATTCGATTGTTAAGTGTAAGCAAAAATGGTCGTGTACGTTCAGTTTATAATCGCACAGGCGGCGCGGCAAAACTGAAAATTTCATCGACCATTTTCAAATATGGAATTATGCGTCCTAAGACCCCTATCTTCAGTTCTTCTGATATGCGATTATTACCTGAAACCTCGACAGGGTTTTTAATCACCAGCAATGAGCTTAAAAATCTTAACGTCCAAATTGGTCGTTTTACCGCCAGTGCTGATCGAAATGCCAATTCCAGTCATGGAGATATGGTGGTAAATTATCTAAATCCAGCTTATCAAAATGGACGCTATTTTGATTTTATAGGGGGCACCTATAAAGGATTTAAATCCCTTGCATTAAGCACCTATATCGGGCGATATGAACATAATTGGCTAACCTGCTATGTCAGTGCAAATTACGGATATACCTTTAAAAACACAGATCGTTTAATCCTTGATTTCCAAGGATACCACAGCAAAAACATTGGTAAATCCTATGCAGGTAAAATCAATAATACAACAGGCAGTATCCTGGGGACTTATCAAACCGGCCCGCATCACTTTAGTTTGGCATATCAAAAAGTACACGGTGATACTCCTTTTGATTATGTCACACGTGGGGCGATTTGGCTGGCTAATTCAACCCAACTGTCGGACTTTAATGGCCCTCATGAACAATCATGGCAAATTAAATATGAATTAGATATAAGTCATTGGGGAATTAAAGGGTTGGTAATTAACAATGCTTTTATTCGTGGTACAGGAATTAATGGCACCAAAATAGATAAAAATAACGGATATTATTGGCTGGGATATGGTAAAAATGGGCATCATTGGGAATATGAATTTTCCGCCAAATATGTTGTTCCCAAAGGGATAGCAAAAAACCTAACAATTATATTTAAACAAAGTATTCACAAAGCCAACAAAGCCCAAGCAGAATTAAACACCAACCAGACCCGAATTGCCATAGAATATCCATTAATTTGGTAA
- the queG gene encoding tRNA epoxyqueuosine(34) reductase QueG gives MLPASFTHLICKKAFELGFDQCGVSKAELSPSKAKQLKEFIELDRHGDMQWLKERIYQRSSPHHLWPDVKSAITVGVNYGPNQDPLYNLQHPSIANISVYARNRDYHDMIKGWLKHLAQYILKEAKPFTQNEQIKVFVDTAPIMEKPLAQQAGIGWQGKHTNLVSRQFGSWLFLAEILTTIELPVSTASKNHCGSCQKCLAACPTNAFPAPFQLDARRCISYLTIEYHGSIPHEFRRAIGNRIYGCDDCLAVCPWNHFAQHSRHIKLQARPELQSPRLKKFAEFNEEQFRQFFAGSPIKRIGHIRFIRNVLIAIGNSNQQDLLPHVQKWHNHENPIIQESAHWAIQQLTT, from the coding sequence ATGTTGCCAGCCTCTTTCACTCATCTGATTTGTAAAAAAGCCTTTGAACTGGGTTTCGATCAGTGTGGTGTTAGTAAAGCAGAATTGTCCCCGTCAAAAGCTAAACAACTAAAAGAGTTTATTGAATTAGATCGCCATGGAGACATGCAATGGTTAAAAGAACGTATTTATCAACGTTCCAGTCCCCACCATTTATGGCCAGACGTAAAATCCGCCATCACGGTTGGGGTCAATTATGGTCCTAACCAAGATCCATTATATAACTTGCAACACCCCTCAATCGCTAATATCTCTGTTTATGCACGTAACAGAGATTATCATGATATGATCAAGGGATGGTTAAAACATCTTGCACAATATATTTTAAAAGAGGCTAAGCCCTTTACTCAAAACGAGCAAATAAAAGTTTTCGTTGATACTGCCCCCATTATGGAAAAGCCATTAGCTCAACAAGCAGGCATCGGTTGGCAGGGAAAACACACCAATCTGGTATCGCGCCAATTTGGCAGCTGGTTGTTTTTAGCTGAAATCCTGACTACTATTGAACTACCTGTTTCTACAGCATCAAAAAATCACTGCGGCAGTTGTCAAAAATGCTTGGCGGCTTGTCCAACCAACGCATTTCCAGCACCTTTCCAACTGGATGCGCGACGTTGTATTTCATATTTAACCATTGAGTATCATGGCAGCATACCCCATGAATTTCGTCGTGCCATTGGTAACCGTATTTATGGGTGTGATGATTGTTTAGCTGTTTGTCCTTGGAATCATTTCGCACAACATTCTCGTCATATCAAATTACAAGCTAGACCTGAGCTTCAATCCCCTCGTTTAAAAAAATTCGCAGAATTTAATGAGGAACAATTTCGTCAATTCTTCGCTGGATCTCCAATTAAACGCATCGGGCACATACGCTTTATACGTAACGTTTTAATTGCAATTGGTAATTCAAATCAACAAGACTTGCTGCCCCATGTCCAAAAGTGGCATAATCATGAAAACCCCATTATCCAAGAAAGCGCCCATTGGGCCATCCAACAATTAACAACATGA
- a CDS encoding SDR family oxidoreductase: MNYHNKVIIISDGTNYIGKNIIEKVCSLGASVVVTGENLPLGKQIEAEFAYKGLKVAFFHTALRTENEVNGLIAFTKRMFGKIDTIFVNPVLFDEYLPQNQENQYWQRMILLHANKTHLLNQNITNFWAKDDYPGVIINSGFIDRLDDGPCIIADMTKKDSILLITQQFARKYKQSSIRINAICTRYLDMKLLNISGLNQDHTGIFDPIRQLGKAKTIANVIAFLGSSEASCISGEAYPICDDYREQVDHFQSIQGQIA, encoded by the coding sequence ATGAATTATCATAACAAAGTTATTATTATCTCTGATGGCACCAATTATATTGGAAAAAACATTATTGAAAAAGTTTGCTCTTTGGGGGCTTCTGTGGTCGTTACAGGTGAAAACCTACCTTTAGGAAAGCAAATTGAAGCAGAATTTGCATATAAAGGTTTAAAGGTTGCTTTTTTCCACACCGCCTTACGAACAGAAAACGAGGTCAATGGTTTAATTGCGTTTACGAAACGTATGTTTGGAAAAATAGATACGATATTCGTCAATCCAGTATTATTTGATGAATATCTTCCTCAAAATCAAGAAAATCAATATTGGCAACGTATGATTCTACTTCACGCAAATAAAACACATTTATTAAACCAAAACATAACAAATTTCTGGGCAAAAGATGATTATCCCGGCGTCATTATTAATAGTGGTTTTATCGATCGCCTTGATGATGGTCCTTGTATCATTGCAGACATGACAAAAAAAGATTCAATTTTACTAATCACACAGCAATTTGCACGAAAGTACAAACAATCCTCTATTCGCATCAATGCCATTTGCACACGATATCTTGATATGAAATTACTCAATATTTCAGGACTGAACCAAGATCACACTGGAATATTCGACCCTATTCGTCAACTTGGCAAAGCAAAAACTATTGCTAACGTTATTGCTTTTTTAGGAAGTTCGGAAGCATCTTGTATTTCAGGCGAAGCCTATCCAATTTGTGACGATTATCGAGAGCAAGTCGATCATTTTCAGTCCATACAAGGACAAATTGCTTAA
- a CDS encoding CC0125/CC1285 family lipoprotein, with the protein MKFKAFSAAILLTLAVSGCSTQPLTFNQLGDFTTYPLNTNTFRVSYIANDNITYTAAQNIVLVKAAQTTVLNGYQYFTIVGGPSAVHDKPQRTVTYPYGTWGSYGWGGPGWWGPGPGWGDPFYGMPQVVTTGPAEIAYNIQCYHNAHDAPANAYNASMILETLGQRYGVLPTGQVLSAFPVNKN; encoded by the coding sequence ATGAAATTTAAAGCTTTTTCTGCAGCAATTTTATTAACGCTTGCAGTCAGTGGTTGTTCAACACAACCCTTGACCTTTAATCAACTAGGCGATTTCACAACATATCCCTTAAACACAAATACATTTCGTGTTTCCTATATCGCCAATGATAACATTACTTATACTGCGGCTCAAAACATTGTCTTGGTTAAAGCTGCCCAGACAACGGTTTTGAACGGTTATCAATATTTTACAATAGTCGGTGGCCCTAGTGCTGTTCATGACAAACCACAACGAACAGTAACCTATCCTTATGGAACATGGGGATCATATGGATGGGGGGGGCCAGGTTGGTGGGGCCCAGGACCAGGTTGGGGTGATCCATTCTATGGAATGCCCCAAGTTGTTACAACAGGACCCGCAGAAATTGCTTATAATATCCAGTGTTATCACAATGCACATGATGCCCCTGCAAATGCCTATAACGCCAGTATGATTCTAGAAACCCTGGGTCAACGCTATGGTGTTTTGCCGACAGGACAAGTTTTGTCTGCCTTCCCAGTTAATAAAAATTAA
- a CDS encoding MlaA family lipoprotein — MRRLSYLTLAFGLNLFVGACTAPVPKDPEALAEYKRNNDKFEPTNREMYKITTTVDKYTLRPVAKAYVWAVPKVVRKSLSNMITTMNEPVVFFSDVGAGKPRRAGDIFARWCINMVAGIGGFIDVAEMVGYKHHDTTPSMTLATWGIKSGPYLFVPFMGPSSFRDAGGTVISTGLSPLNYVPRGYGLITFNWAYNILGVISSRSDYLDAMDQLQKDSLDPYATIRSAYQQQQSAEIKALINDHRATVPAWYLK, encoded by the coding sequence ATGCGTCGTCTCTCCTATTTAACTTTAGCCTTTGGTTTAAATCTATTTGTTGGGGCATGTACCGCCCCTGTTCCCAAGGATCCAGAAGCATTAGCTGAATACAAACGCAACAATGATAAATTCGAACCAACGAATCGTGAAATGTACAAAATCACCACAACTGTGGACAAATATACATTACGACCAGTTGCAAAAGCTTACGTATGGGCAGTACCAAAAGTAGTCAGAAAATCCCTAAGTAACATGATCACCACAATGAATGAACCCGTTGTGTTTTTCTCTGATGTCGGGGCAGGCAAACCCAGACGTGCTGGTGATATTTTTGCTAGATGGTGCATCAATATGGTAGCGGGTATTGGTGGTTTTATTGATGTTGCCGAGATGGTGGGATATAAACATCACGACACAACCCCAAGCATGACGTTGGCCACATGGGGAATAAAGTCTGGTCCATATTTGTTTGTTCCCTTCATGGGACCATCCAGCTTTCGTGACGCGGGTGGAACAGTTATTTCAACAGGATTATCCCCTTTGAATTACGTTCCCAGAGGATATGGCTTGATTACTTTTAACTGGGCCTATAATATCTTAGGGGTAATTAGCTCTAGATCAGATTATCTTGATGCCATGGATCAGTTACAAAAGGATTCGCTTGACCCCTATGCAACCATCAGAAGTGCATACCAACAACAACAAAGTGCTGAAATTAAAGCTTTAATTAATGACCACAGAGCCACCGTTCCAGCATGGTATCTTAAATAA